A region from the Branchiostoma floridae strain S238N-H82 chromosome 9, Bfl_VNyyK, whole genome shotgun sequence genome encodes:
- the LOC118422418 gene encoding probable helicase senataxin isoform X1, whose product MSGMQGMPGSCLWCTCPERMQQLLPDSLSSPRPAWLDTVHQDLLYCWDCVLEYHHGREEVRRARPELAKVLTQKEVARLEETFILSLDHDDNMDDAVSMETLHLPLLEVLKFPYLLLHEKLAALVERAIQALSRSGRPLILEEKSAGIYLLLVHPNRQIRKWAIKSVRSLGMVHPHQYEEIEPVVGWLLSVVNFDLFENPGIALDVDDPPCGMEDSVVLPPFLFDTCGYKDYWLGICLLLSSLDPSTMRTQMFGARGHRHIPDAVLNAMEPQQGMKAGGFWPALQCLVVLFDRLGSRIWQFLSHDPATVFSTITKNPLFQTELLRLETCQGRKSSGAMVSSTSKQTPTKSQPSQLPASPSLFLERYSVKQECDSSCQSSTSFHKQEPIRDIGTGEDDWSSSQPITDSQAVYEAADWSLHQTNEAIALRIPEDDFPETKLYSNIPDVLTDQTRATNVHTCAFTWFIPYVSSLIEFGEIAGEHISASVMFLAEQADHTEHGTPSHQCKLVEQCLMVLLHLLELLVSKDMHRLLLPTCRIWVSLALKHCTGQKVSNKTMWSLAKHGTHGVNQTCLKLLVNLLKQGVKLRQDDRCVQFLDKLNLQLLRKRGPDAGDPTSVLLSEVDVQEMQKCMEGILKAKVTSNEFSAIASTSKQSVSTRGSLAVVLSSLQHGQSEGTEVLPQPIKCEDDSMTSPSAGPSRESFACEDDDVDLLTTSSDDIDLSEAIKSVQRELDSLNQLEVQKEEDHPFEVSLSVKEEPIDAHEESSKRTPGIKSGTTGKPHHTKAVMDSDSLLLEELTSLYNESVAQKGSQGMLKGVSLTPTATKKSKARTSPAFNTDTGVQIKTEHQTGPFDGSSQVSSGSSRLQETEPPIHTARKSFPSSLPVVNRNSSRISSTRVDTTSPVESTKIRTARKSIMPYIQDGGSKEPLPSSKRSAKDKTSDLQNVCVKLEKEPANVGWNTVRDKVFDPSDSEDSIILISDDDDDNDEDDDVKDDDDDDIEDRMTKPVKREQEGVHGNRVNHLHLDLTSSSMQPQVLLRKLSPRTIEAHTSGNKRVPQHCTNWEDSTSDSDQGDYPMPKGRIGRRKMFSSSSDELSDIDSVPLSTLAQMSSTKADSDIISISDSDEEPSSPDREPQGTSASRNTSKVGDRWKQKILTKRRRNVILCDSSDVEENVTKPSLQQAVKMEKDPLASPGMQRKIKSKVSRLFGDSSSESEGEKGHESIKEQCRDIPPSGTTNVTNQEKSRETVSSKCSNQEMGQRPLFKPEKTTPVSSRIFNKLSLKCRQIASQHSTQDSQASWQPGQCKSQPSVSLERRTTTKSGSTVDKYGDEGSIKHQTDIIDRFAFHASDSEDSTGVTVGSGKSAIWSKVQESPLKISTSVASKIRCQLLQNQHRSSDDNQRKEQTDDANKGSHSSKEPKEGAELELTDMELLAAADEKNSGTDSQEDTLAAFLADDNAEDHAYLMESSDQAWMDSESERDERQKSFNTKKFYKSGRKDVESTSQDSSTTLKRKESHLDNISSSAVAPGRKTAENNTNKKRKIGDQECGSTITSKSRHTSREAAHPLADTWHREDALEATNNVENDDNIDYDEPVYFDFDLDEVPEEEQEHFLAEKFASSQETPKKTTAHKKKSQHVQASKKLIHGKGGKRAKTAARLRLTSRSTMLTETMIQTRPHSKVNADRVGPARTSASQSSSLQTITNQSRALETSDGQSARISTNQAEPAQTGSNQSEAPEAEPESASDKTAITQVSATTPFASYQQKPAVVKKPVIKELPAPKVDPSKPINPDYFLTCILQWNPQQMEGSSRKELPIPCHDLQPIPQMFGSFDDYLKTFTPLLLLETWEMICKEWESANSKGPIAKMKLTVGTCFEARCLQLIHTQTLLKKQAPSPSEGDLLVLSSAWRGDLGQEGLTQAFGVVEKVTKQPNIGGSYDYWKLTVCIKVNGTTFPVTEGQTITIQPVTSLVACQRQWSGLTFLHRSLLARDILRPRGPSVFAVDTDPSQRAHVVGRYNPMQRAAIAGAAHSALRPFPLPRICLLQGPPGTGKSHTIVGLVKKIIQAGETPPDGNPPTPQNSKPRVLLCAPSNAGIDELVRRMIRDVHEGEEEKENKRRFYKGNCGDLNLVRLGRPASIHPDAQGFSLDNIVEKQLQSFTKEVESSKERHIVVQLTALDVKIADLERECGMQRLMGNTQKQREVERKRDALQAQRDKLDKTNRQVQLKNEERHREGTKIRQRVLMDADVVCCTLSASGSNMLEQAITKAGVARSIHFTCVIIDEAGQCNELDALIPLQYGMSKLILVGDPEQLPATVLSKKAQDLNFRQSLFERLYRVFKPRPDNPVLMLNTQYRMHPAICGFPSYNFYSGKLRTDKDVAEDRRRCSFKPYVVFNMLDGREQESRMKAGGIYNHTEAVMVAQLVIALKENPAIDTRNIGVITPYQKQKWLIETQLIRSGNNQVEVGTVDGFQGREKDIVILSCVRACSSSGSIGFLCHRQRMNVALTRAKFCLYVVCHEASLRTNLDWHSCMEDARRREVLVDVKGLGSEEDFHQLGRAARLNVKKLCPRPGPSAITHEENKQVQERRGENDTKLKKGKTAKEKPGSQHTATLKKSMQSKGGKEQRHESDIPAHSKKGKHYEKKSSRDCPTSSKGKTTNAAKGSSQEGRKYAAEAGRKVSAKARKGEATKSSSVNSSSKESSKGHEKASKSTGHRKNVAHNKHKTSERTSTVTTKHGTTGRHDGKKRLPAQGKNKLSGFKIPKVVVTSTQESVQSKSVKETPTATSSGKETPATSSLVKETTTAVSTIKETTATTSTASTSRGQVFPLDSILGQMSSATKEDDVVANGFGSGAGISNDDVSLRNGSKEDSHSVHTADKANSGAVENRQALKRRGDKTDDNLRHFKIPRRNSQDVVHVPANTSDGSRQSSSQAKIGTNNNKPCPVDTRGHTGQSSKVMSDSQQGGHRARVGSVGGQDTDQREVNHLRRGQHAKHTIQQENSSNIRSTIVSRTDASGRIVRTRWEKLKSVLKSPTRRTSKRLKVTFDSSIVNTPSNTRELTNYCGSYEARMAEMKSLPNTTRSDVGSFVPDEADNFRNTQAFQRRGALSVTVNTQSGGRAAQLSHSESELPELSSTQSPLKDQDRSFNHSLRGNPSQEAAVGNVRTGGSSARSGNQTKLTSSHQIASDPSPRSGAQGNRIRISNFVPAATTRRDSNGTVTFQNHMASASHQRERGENNSSSGTRSNYPSIITGQIARIPHSSSTSNPAVSGNSTRDPRLARVHRGAMIQPP is encoded by the exons ATGTCTGGAATGCAGGGC ATGCCGGGGTCCTGCCTGTGGTGCACCTGCCCAGAGCGTATGCAGCAGCTGCTCCCGGACAGCTTGTCGTCCCCGCGGCCGGCGTGGCTGGACACGGTACACCAGGACCTGCTGTACTGCTGGGACTGTGTGCTGGAGTATCATCATGGCAGGGAGGAGGTCAGGAGGGCAAGGCCAGAGCTAGCAAAG GTCTTGACACAGAAGGAAGTGGCAAGACTGGAAGAAACTTTCATTCTCAGCTTGGATCATGATGACAATATGGATGATGCTGTTTCCATGGAAACACTACATCTACCCCTGTTGGAAGTGCTGAAGTTCCCTTACCTCCTGTTGCATGAGAAGTTGG CTGCCCTGGTAGAACGTGCTATCCAGGCCTTGTCCAGGTCCGGCCGGCCCCTGATTCTGGAGGAGAAGTCAGCAGGGATCTATCTGCTGCTGGTACATCCCAACAGACAG ATAAGAAAATGGGCTATCAAGTCAGTGCGCTCCCTGGGCATGGTCCACCCGCATCAGTACGAGGAGATCGAGCCTGTGGTTGGCTGGCTGCTGTCAGTGGTGAACTTTGACCTGTTTGAGAACCCTGGGATAGCTCTGGATGTGGATGACCCCCCCTGCGGGATGGAGGACTCTGTGGTCCTGCCTCCATTCCTGTTTGACACCTGTGGCTACAAGGACTACTGGCTAG GCATCTGCCTCCTGCTGTCCTCCCTGGACCCCTCCACCATGAGGACCCAGATGTTTGGGGCCAGGGGACACAGGCACATCCCTGATGCAGTCCTGAATGCCATGGAGCCACAGCAGG GTATGAAGGCAGGTGGTTTCTGGCCGGCGCTGCAGTGCCTGGTTGTGCTGTTTGACCGGCTGGGTTCACGGATCTGGCAGTTCCTGTCACATGACCCAGCAACAGTCTTCTCAACCATCACCAAGAACCCACTGTTCCAGACAGAACTTCTCAGGCTGGAAACATGCCAGGGGAGGAAGAG CAGTGGTGCCATGGTTTCTTCAACATCCAAACAAACTCCAACTAAAAGCCAGCCCAGCCAGTTGCCTGCTTCCCCTTCCCTTTTCTTGGAAAGATATTCAGTGAAACAGGAGTGTGATAGCAGCTGCCAATCATCAACGAGCTTTCATAAGCAAGAGCCAATCAGAGATATTGGTACAGGAGAAGATGACTGGAGCAGTAGTCAACCAATCACAGACAGTCAAGCTGTGTATGAggctgctgattggtccctgCATCAGACCAATGAAGCCATTGCTCTCAGAATACCTGAGGATGACTTTCCAGAGACCAAACTTTACTCCAACATTCCTGATGTTTTGACAGACCAAACAAGGGCAACAAATGTGCATACTTGTGCCTTTACCTGGTTTATCCCATATGTAAGCTCACTTATTGAGTTTGGTGAAATAGCAGGAGAGCACATATCAGCGTCAGTAATGTTCCTTGCTGAGCAGGCAGACCATACTGAGCATGGGACTCCCTCACATCAGTGTAAACTGGTAGAGCAGTGCCTTATGGTATTGTTGCATCTTCTTGAACTGTTGGTGTCCAAAGACATGCACAGACTGTTGTTGCCTACTTGTAGGATCTGGGTTTCACTTGCCTTGAAACACTGTACCGGTCAGAAGGTGTCAAACAAGACAATGTGGTCATTGGCTAAACACGGCACACATGGAGTCAACCAAACATGCCTCAAGCTGCTAGTGAACCTTTTGAAGCAGGGAGTGAAGCTCCGGCAGGATGACAGATGTGTGCAGTTTCTGGACAAGCTGAACTTGCAGTTGCTTAGAAAGAGAGGTCCTGATGCAGGGGACCCGACTTCTGTACTACTGTCTGAGGTTGATGTGCAGGAAATGCAGAAGTGCATGGAAGGGATTCTGAAGGCAAAAGTAACATCAAATGAATTTTCTGCCATTGCAAGCACCAGCAAGCAGTCAGTGTCTACCAGGGGATCATTAGCAGTAGTTCTGTCTTCCCTACAGcatggccaatcagaaggcaCGGAAGTTCTGCCCCAGCCAATCAAATGTGAGGATGACAGTATGACGTCTCCATCTGCTGGTCCATCCAGGGAATCATTTGCTTGTGAAGATGACGATGTGGACCTTCTTACTACCTCCAGTGACGACATTGACTTGAGTGAAGCAATAAAGTCTGTACAGAGAGAATTGGATAGTCTAAACCAACTTGAAGTACAGAAGGAAGAAGATCACCCGTTTGAAGTATCATTGTCAGTTAAGGAAGAGCCGATAGATGCTCATGAAGAGAGCAGTAAGAGAACTCCTGGAATCAAGTCTGGAACTACAGGTAAACCCCATCACACCAAAGCTGTTATGGACTCAGATAGCCTACTACTTGAAGAACTGACAAGCTTATACAATGAGAGTGTAGCTCAGAAAGGCTCTCAAGGAATGTTGAAGGGAGTATCTCTCACTCCGACTGCAACAAAAAAGTCCAAAGCTAGAACCAGCCCAGCTTTCAACACAGACACAGGAGTACAGATTAAAACTGAACACCAGACTGGACCCTTTGATGGGAGTTCCCAAGTGTCTTCAGGTTCATCCAGACTGCAGGAAACAGAGCCCCCAATTCATACTGCACGTAAATCTTTCCCATCCTCCCTACCAGTTGTCAACAGAAATTCCAGTAGAATTTCCTCAACTAGGGTAGATACCACCTCACCAGTGGAAAGTACCAAAATTCGAACTGCAAGGAAAAGCATCATGCCTTATATCCAAGATGGTGGAAGCAAGGAGCCTTTACCTTCCAGCAAGAGAAGTGCCAAAGATAAGACTTCTGACCTACAAAATGTTTGTGTCAAATTAGAGAAAGAACCAGCTAATGTTGGGTGGAACACAGTCAGGGATAAGGTCTTTGATCCCTCAGATTCAGAAGATTCTATCATTCTCatcagtgatgatgatgatgataatgatgaagatgatgatgttaaagatgatgatgatgatgacatagaGGACCGAATGACAAAGCCTGTAAAGAGAGAGCAAG AAGGTGTGCATGGGAACAGAGTCAACCACCTTCATTTGGACCTGACTAGCAGTAGCATGCAGCCACAAGTCCTACTGAGGAAACTCTCACCTCGCACAA TTGAAGCACACACATCTGGTAATAAGAGGGTCCcacaacattgtacaaactGGGAAGACTCCACATCTGACAGTGACCAGGGTGATTATCCCATGCCTAAGGGAAGGATAGGGAGAAGGAAGATGTTCAGTAGCAGCAGTGATGAGTTGTCAGACATTGACTCTGTCCCTCTATCTACCCTTGCACAAATGTCTTCCACAAAGGCAGACAGTG ATATCATCAGCATCTCTGACTCAGATGAGGAGCCTTCCTCACCAGACAGAGAACCCCAGGGAACATCAGCCTCTAGAAATACAAGTAAGGTTGGAGACAGATGGAAGCAGAAGATCCTGACTAAGAGGAGGAGAAATGTGATCCTGTGTGATAGCAGTGATGTGGAGGAGAATGTGACAAAGCCCAGCCTGCAACAAG CTGTGAAGATGGAAAAAGACCCACTTGCCAGTCCAGGGATGCAGCGGAAGATCAAGTCAAAAGTGAGCAGATTATTTGGTGACTCCAGCTCAGAATCAGAGGGTGAGAAAGGTCACGAATCAATCAAGGAGCAGTGCAGAGACATCCCTCCCTCTGGTACAACAAATGTAACTAACCAGGAGAAGAGTAGAGAGACTGTGTCATCAAAATGCTCAAATCAAGAAATGGGACAAAGGCCATTGTTCAAACCAGAAAAGACCACACCTGTGTCCTCTAGAATCTTTAACAAACTGTCCCTGAAGTGTAGACAGATAGCCAGCCAGCATAGCACCCAGGATAGCCAAGCCAGCTGGCAACCTGGTCAGTGTAAGAGCCAGCCAAGTGTAAGTCTTGAAAGAAGAACAACCACTAAGTCAGGCAGCACTGTTGACAAGTATGGTGATGAAGGCAGTATTAAACACCAGACAGACATAATTGACAGGTTTGCCTTCCATGCATCAGACTCAGAGGACTCTACAGGGGTTACAGTGGGCTCTGGGAAATCAGCAATATGGAGCAAAGTGCAGGAATCCCCTCTTAAGATAAGTACCTCTGTGGCAAGTAAAATCAGGTGTCAGCTTTTGCAAAACCAGCACCGGTCATCAGATGATAACCAGAGAAAAGAACAAACTGATGATGCCAACAAGGGATCTCATTCATCAAAAGAACCAAAGGAGGGAGCAGAGTTAGAACTAACTGATATGGAGCTTCTTGCAGCAGCCGATGAGAAGAACTCAGGAACAGATTCCCAGGAGGATACCCTGGCTGCTTTCCTTGCGGATGACAATGCTGAGGACCATGCCTACCTGATGGAGAGTAGTGATCAGGCCTGGATGGACAGCGAATCAGAGAGGGATGAAAGACAGAAGAGCTTCAATACAAAGAAGTTTTACAAGTCTGGCAGAAAAGATGTTGAGTCGACATCACAAGACTCCTCCACTACCCTAAAGAGGAAAGAAAGTCACCTGGATAATATATCCTCTTCTGCTGTTGCTCCTGGGAGAAAAACAGcagaaaataacacaaacaaGAAGAGGAAAATAGGAGATCAGGAATGCGGTTCTACAATTACAAGTAAAAGTAGACATACAAGCCGAGAAGCAGCACATCCTCTTGCTGATACTTGGCACAGAGAAGATGCCTTGGAAGCAACAAACAATGTTGAGAATGATGACAACATAGATTATGATGAGCCTgtttactttgactttgaccttgacgAGGTTCCAGAGGAGGAACAGGAACATTTCCTGGCAGAAAAGTTTGCCTCCTCACAGGagacaccaaagaagacaacagCACATAAGAAGAAGAGTCAGCACGTACAGGCATCAAAGAAACTTATACATGGAAAAG GAGGGAAAAGGGCAAAGACTGCAGCCAGGCTTCGTCTGACATCTCGTAGCACCATGCTGACAGAAACCATGATCCAGACCAGGCCACACAGCAAGGTGAACGCAGATAGGGTGGGACCAGCTCGAACCAGTGCCAGCCAGTCAAGCTCACTTCAAACCATTACCAATCAGTCACGTGCTCTTGAAACCAGTGATGGCCAATCAGCTAGGATCAGTACCAACCAGGCAGAACCAGCTCAAACTGGTAGTAACCAATCAGAAGCTCCAGAAGCTGAACCTGAAAGTGCCTCAGACAAGACCGCAATCACACAG GTCTCAGCCACTACACCATTTGCCTCATACCAGCAGAAACCAGCTGTAGTAAAGAAACCTGTAATAAAGGAGCTGCCTGCCCCCAAAGTAGATCCCAGCAAACCTATTAACCCGGATTACTTCTTAACCTGCATCCTGCAGTGGAACCCACAGCAAATGGAAGGATCAA GCAGGAAAGAGTTACCCATCCCTTGCCATGACCTGCAGCCCATACCTCAGATGTTTGGCTCGTTTGACGACTACCTGAAAACATTCACACCTCTCCTGTTGCTGGAGACATGGGAAATG ATTTGTAAAGAGTGGGAGAGTGCCAACTCCAAAGGACCTATTGCCAAGATGAAACTTACTGTGGGGACCTGTTTTGAGGCACGATGTCTTCAACTCATCCATACCCAAA CCCTGTTGAAGAAACAAGCCCCCAGCCCTTCTGAAGGTGACCTTCTGGTGTTGAGTTCTGCCTGGAGAGGAGACCTTGGACAGGAGGGTCTCACACAGGCATTTGGTGTGGTGGAAAAGGTGACCAAACAGCCGAATATAG GTGGAAGTTATGATTACTGGAAGCTGACTGTTTGTATCAAAGTCAATGGAACTACCTTCCCTGTGACAGAGGGTCAGACTATCACTATCCAG CCAGTGACATCATTGGTGGCATGTCAGCGCCAGTGGAGTGGTCTGACGTTCCTCCACCGCTCCCTGCTGGCCAGGGACATCCTCCGTCCCAGGGGACCATCAGTCTTCGCTGTCGACACAGATCCTTCCCAGAGAGCACATGTG GTTGGGAGGTACAACCCCATGCAGAGGGCTGCCATCGCTGGTGCAGCCCACTCGGCACTTCGGCCCTTCCCCCTGCCCAGGATCTGTCTGCTACAGGGGCCGCCGGGAACAGGGAAGTCTCACACCATCGTGGGACTGGTCAAGAAAATCATCCAG GCTGGCGAAACCCCCCCAGATGGTAACCCCCCTACCCCACAGAACTCCAAGCCCCGTGTGCTGCTGTGTGCCCCCTCCAATGCCGGCATTGATGAGCTGGTGCGGCGCATGATCCGAGATGTTCATGAaggggaggaggagaaggaaaaCAAGAGGAGGTTTTATAAAG GGAACTGTGGGGACCTGAACCTTGTCCGTCTGGGCCGCCCGGCCTCCATCCACCCAGATGCACAGGGCTTCAGCCTCGACAACATCGTGGAAAAGCAACTCCAGTCAT TCACCAAAGAAGTAGAGAGCAGCAAGGAGAGGCACATTGTGGTGCAGCTGACAGCCCTGGATGTGAAGATAGCAGACCTGGAGAGGGAGTGTGGCATGCAGCGGCTGATGGGGAACACACAGAAGCAGAGGGAGGTGGAGAGGAAGAGGGACGCACTGCAGGCACAGAGGGACAAACTGGAcaagacaaacagacag GTCCAGCTGAAGAATGAGGAACGGCACAGGGAGGGAACCAAGATCAGACAGCGGGTACTGATGGACGCAGATGTGGTCTGCTGCACCCTCAGTGCCAGTGGATCCAACATGCTGGAGCAGGCCATTACTAAGGCGGGGGTGGCCAGGAGCATCCACTTTACATGTGTCATCATTGATGAG GCTGGCCAATGTAATGAACTGGATGCCCTGATCCCATTGCAGTATGGGATGTCCAAACTTATCCTGGTAGGAGACCCTGAACAACTGCCAGCAACTGTGCTGTCCAAG AAAGCCCAGGACTTGAACTTCCGCCAGTCCCTGTTTGAGAGGCTGTACCGTGTCTTCAAACCTCGACCAGACAACCCAGTGTTGATGTTGAACACCCAGTACAGGATGCACCCAGCCATCTGTGGCTTCCCTTCCTACAACTTCTACAGTGGAAAATTGAGAACTGATAA AGATGTGGCTGAAGATCGGCGCCGCTGCAGTTTTAAGCCATATGTCGTCTTCAACATGCTGGATGGACGAGAGCAGGAGAGCCGTATGAAGGCCGG GGGGATCTATAACCACACAGAGGCAGTGATGGTGGCACAGCTGGTAATAGCCCTGAAGGAGAACCCTGCCATAGACACACGCAACATTGGagtcatcacaccctaccagaAACAGAAATGGCTCATAGAGACACAGCTCATCAGGAG TGGTAACAATCAGGTTGAGGTCGGCACTGTTGATGGATTTCAAGGTCGTGAGAAGGACATTGTCATCCTGTCGTGTGTACGGGCTTGCAGTAGCTCGGGAAGTATCGGTTTCCTGTGTCATCGGCAGCGGATGAACGTGGCGCTAACCCGTGCCAAGTTCTGTCTCTACGTCGTCTGTCATGAAGCCTCACTCAGG ACTAACCTTGACTGGCACTCATGCATGGAAGATGCTCGGAGACGGGAGGTTCTTGTAGATGTGAAAGGCCTCGGCTCTGAGGAGGACTTCCACCAGTTGGGTCGAGCAGCCCGGCTCAACGTGAAGAAACTCTGTCCCAGGCCTGGCCCATCTGCTATCACTCATGAGGAAAACAAGCAGGTGCAGGAAAGAAGGGGAGAAAATGACACCAAGCTGAAGAAAGGCAAGACTGCTAAGGAAAAACCTGGCTCTCAACACACTGCAACTCTGAAGAAGAGTATGCAAAGTAAAGGAGGTAAAGAACAAAGACATGAAAGTGACATTCCAGCACATAGTAAGAAAGGCAAACACTATGAGAAGAAATCATCCAGAGATTGTCCAACATCTTCAAAAGGCAAGACAACAAATGCAGCAAAGGGCTCCTCACAGGAAGGTAGGAAGTATGCAGCAGAGGCTGGCAGGAAAGTGTCAGCAAAGGCTAGAAAAGGAGAAGCAACCAAGAGCTCTTCTGTCAACAGTTCATCAAAAGAGTCTAGTAAAGGACATGAGAAAGCCAGCAAGAGTACTGGCCACAGGAAGAATGTTGCTCACAACAAACACAAGACAAGTGAACGAACCTCCACAGTTACAACCAAACATGGAACAACAGGAAGACACGATGGGAAGAAGAGACTGCCAGCACAGGGGAAGAACAAATTGAGCGGATTCAAAATACCAAAGGTGGTGGTCACTTCTACACAAGAGTCGGTTCAAAGCAAGTCAGTGAAAGAAACTCCTACAGCCACATCTTCAGGGAAAGAAACTCCTGCTACATCTTCTTTGGTGAAAGAAACTACCACTGCAGTGTCTACAATAAAAGAAACTACTGCCACAACATCAACAGCAAGTACATCAAGGGGGCAAGTCTTTCCTCTTGATTCTATTCTTGGTCAAATGTCTTCTGCCACCAAAGAGGATGATGTTGTTGCCAATGGGTTTGGTTCAGGGGCAGGAATCTCCAATGATGATGTATCGCTACGTAATGGCTCCAAGGAGGATTCACATAGTGTTCACACAGCTGACAAGGCTAATTCAGGTGCTGTAGAGAACAGACAGGCACTGAAGAGGAGAGGGGACAAAACTGATGATAATCTCAGGCACTTCAAAATCCCCAGAAGGAACAGCCAGGATGTAGTCCATGTTCCTGCAAATACTTCTGATGGGAGCAGACAGTCAAGTAGCCAAGCAAAGATTGGCACAAACAATAATAAGCCCTGCCCTGTGGATACTAGGGGCCATACAGGGCAAAGCTCCAAAGTCATGTCAGACTCACAACAAGGTGGTCACAGGGCTAGGGTTGGATCGGTGGGAGGGCAGGATACGGACCAAAGGGAAGTGAACCATCTGCGAAGAGGGCAGCACGCCAAGCACACAATACAGCAGGAAAACAGCTCTAACATTCGATCTACGATTGTGTCCAGAACAGATGCATCTGGAAGGATTGTCAGGACCAGGTGGGAAAAGTTAAAGTCAGTTTTGAAATCACCCACCAGACGGACATCTAAGAGACTGAAAGTAACCTTTGACTCCTCTATTGTGAATACCCCATCTAACACCCGAGAGTTGACAAACTACTGTGGAAGTTATGAGGCACGGATGGCAGAAATGAAATCTCTTCCAAACACAACGAGATCTGATGTGGGCTCATTTGTGCCAGATGAAGCAGACAATTTCAGGAACACACAAGCTTTCCAAAGAAGGGGAGCTCTGTCAGTTACTGTCAACACACAGTCAGGGGGCAGAGCTGCACAATTATCACACTCAGAGTCAGAACTACCAGAACTCTCTTCTACTCAGTCTCCACTGAAAGACCAGGACAGATCATTCAACCATAGCTTGAGAGGCAATCCAAGCCAGGAGGCTGCAGTTGGCAATGTAAGGACAGGGGGCAGCTCTGCTAGGTCTGGCAACCAGACAAAACTGACATCCAGCCATCAGATAGCCTCAGATCCTAGTCCAAGATCAGGGGCTCAGGGTAACAGGATCAGGATCAGCAACTTTGTACCCGCAGCGACAACTCGCAGGGATTCAAATGGCACTGTTACATTCCAGAACCACATGGCATCGGCCAGTCACCAAAGGGAGAGAGGGGAGAACAATAGTAGCTCAGGTACGAGGTCGAACTATCCCAGTATTATCACAGGCCAAATTGCGAGGATCCCACACAGCAGTAGCACATCAAACCCTGCCGTGTCAGGCAACTCCACACGGGACCCACGTCTTGCCCGAGTTCATCGAGGCGCCATGATCCAACCCCCCTGA